A part of Gramella sp. MAR_2010_147 genomic DNA contains:
- a CDS encoding NUDIX domain-containing protein, which produces MTQVTKDLYQVKEKMYVATDCIIFGFHEGKLKLLVFKRRVAPLQGEWSLIGSFVQLDEDLEVAGQRVLNEITGLENVFMQQLRTYGKKDRDPGYRCISVAQYALIRIDEYDEKLVEEHGAHWYEIENLPSLILDHNDMVQDALLQLKQNARYKPIGFELLPEKFTIPQLQSLYEAIYQRELDARNFRKKVLSLNVLEKLEEKDKSTSKRGAFLYKFNYENYQKLLKSGYNFEIA; this is translated from the coding sequence ATGACTCAGGTTACTAAAGACCTATACCAGGTAAAGGAAAAAATGTACGTAGCAACAGATTGTATCATTTTTGGCTTTCATGAAGGAAAATTAAAATTACTGGTATTTAAAAGGAGGGTAGCCCCCTTACAGGGAGAATGGTCATTAATTGGGAGTTTTGTTCAGCTAGATGAAGACCTTGAGGTAGCAGGGCAACGGGTTTTAAATGAGATTACCGGCCTTGAAAATGTATTTATGCAGCAGCTTAGAACATACGGAAAAAAAGATCGTGATCCCGGTTATCGTTGTATTTCAGTTGCACAATATGCTTTGATTAGAATAGATGAATATGATGAGAAACTGGTAGAAGAGCATGGAGCACACTGGTATGAAATAGAGAATTTACCTTCGCTGATATTGGATCACAACGATATGGTTCAGGATGCTTTACTCCAGCTAAAACAAAATGCCAGGTATAAACCTATTGGTTTTGAACTGCTACCTGAAAAATTTACTATTCCACAACTACAAAGCTTATACGAAGCTATTTATCAGCGGGAGCTGGATGCCAGAAATTTCAGAAAAAAGGTTTTGTCGCTAAATGTTCTGGAAAAGCTGGAAGAAAAAGACAAATCTACAAGTAAAAGAGGAGCATTCCTTTATAAATTCAATTACGAGAATTATCAGAAACTTTTAAAATCGGGTTATAACTTCGAAATAGCCTGA
- a CDS encoding TIM barrel protein, producing the protein MADKINRRKLLKNLSLGAGLLSLTGASGLVASISKTPYFSKELWYSGKINHSVCRWCYQNIPLQEFAKACSEMGIQAIDLLKPSEWNIVEKEGLVCSMATDDFASITEGFNDLKNHGQLQEKYKGLIKKASEHKIKNVICFSGNRNGMDDETGIINSIKGLTPLLEYAQDLNVNLVMELLNSKVDHDDYMCDHTEWGVKLAKRLDQPNFKLLYDIYHMQIMEGDVIRTIRENHKYINHYHTGGNPGRNEINDSQELNYSAIMEAIYETGFDGFVAQEFIPTYEDPLDALREGIQICDI; encoded by the coding sequence ATGGCTGATAAGATCAACAGACGAAAATTGCTTAAAAACCTGAGCCTTGGAGCCGGACTATTAAGTCTTACGGGCGCCTCAGGACTCGTAGCCTCCATTTCAAAAACACCGTATTTTTCAAAAGAGCTATGGTATTCAGGTAAAATAAATCATTCTGTTTGTCGCTGGTGTTACCAGAATATTCCACTTCAGGAGTTTGCAAAAGCCTGTTCAGAAATGGGGATTCAGGCAATAGACCTTTTAAAACCTTCAGAATGGAACATCGTGGAAAAGGAAGGCCTGGTTTGTTCCATGGCTACCGACGATTTTGCCAGTATTACCGAAGGTTTTAATGATCTTAAGAATCATGGTCAGCTTCAGGAAAAATATAAAGGACTCATTAAAAAGGCTTCTGAACATAAGATCAAAAATGTGATCTGCTTTTCTGGAAACCGGAATGGGATGGATGATGAAACCGGAATTATCAATAGTATTAAGGGTCTTACTCCACTTTTAGAATATGCACAGGATCTTAATGTGAATCTGGTAATGGAGCTCCTTAATAGTAAGGTAGATCACGATGATTATATGTGCGATCATACCGAATGGGGCGTTAAACTAGCCAAAAGACTCGATCAGCCTAATTTTAAACTTCTATATGATATTTACCATATGCAGATTATGGAGGGCGATGTTATACGAACTATTAGAGAAAATCATAAATACATTAATCATTACCATACAGGTGGGAATCCCGGTAGAAATGAAATAAATGATTCTCAGGAACTCAATTATTCTGCTATCATGGAAGCGATCTACGAAACAGGATTTGACGGATTCGTCGCCCAGGAATTTATTCCAACCTATGAGGATCCTTTAGATGCTTTAAGGGAGGGGATACAAATCTGTGATATTTAA
- a CDS encoding LacI family DNA-binding transcriptional regulator: MNKKVTLKTLASLLKVSVSTVSKSLSDNPEISLETRERVKLLANSLHYIPNILGRNLKSNKTRTIGVIIPDILPHFFAKALSGMESVANEMGYKIIISISNDSLNKERESIQTLISGSVDGIIMSLSQETQAKMEIDHLKDVLDYHVPLVLFDRVLSIIPCDKISINDAFQAEQATIELLDSGCEKIAYVSGIPYTSVDDQRKQGYINASKRFGFTKQIFNFDQKKFPDEKLKNLIQQRKIDAVLAADELSAILIMKSILKSGFKIPEDVSVIGFTNGIMGENFLPSLSTVDQHEEEQGRLAMSTMIERIQDKLSRDPVNLKLETSIIHRDSTHNLRNH, encoded by the coding sequence ATGAATAAAAAGGTTACCCTTAAGACTCTTGCTAGCTTACTGAAAGTTTCGGTAAGCACTGTTTCCAAGTCTCTTAGCGATAACCCTGAAATAAGTCTGGAAACAAGGGAAAGAGTAAAATTACTTGCCAATTCATTACATTATATTCCCAACATTCTTGGAAGGAATTTAAAATCAAATAAAACCAGAACAATTGGAGTCATTATTCCTGATATACTTCCTCATTTTTTTGCAAAAGCTCTCTCCGGAATGGAATCTGTGGCCAACGAAATGGGATATAAGATCATCATTTCAATTTCAAATGATTCACTCAATAAAGAAAGGGAAAGCATACAAACCCTAATTTCAGGAAGTGTTGATGGAATTATTATGTCCCTTTCGCAGGAGACCCAGGCTAAAATGGAAATTGACCATTTAAAAGATGTTTTAGATTATCATGTTCCTCTGGTTCTTTTCGATCGTGTTCTTTCCATCATTCCTTGTGATAAGATAAGTATTAATGATGCTTTTCAGGCAGAGCAGGCTACAATTGAATTACTTGATTCGGGCTGCGAAAAGATAGCCTACGTGAGCGGTATTCCCTATACTAGTGTAGATGACCAGCGAAAACAGGGTTATATTAATGCATCTAAAAGATTCGGCTTTACTAAACAGATCTTTAATTTTGATCAGAAAAAATTTCCTGATGAAAAACTAAAAAATTTGATTCAGCAAAGGAAAATAGATGCTGTTCTAGCTGCTGATGAGCTATCTGCTATCCTGATAATGAAAAGTATTTTAAAATCTGGTTTCAAAATTCCCGAAGATGTTTCTGTAATAGGCTTCACCAATGGTATTATGGGAGAAAACTTCCTCCCTTCTTTAAGCACTGTAGATCAACATGAAGAGGAACAGGGCCGTCTTGCCATGAGTACAATGATTGAAAGAATTCAGGATAAACTATCCAGGGATCCGGTAAATCTTAAACTGGAAACTTCCATCATTCACAGAGATTCTACTCACAACCTGAGGAATCATTAA
- the galK gene encoding galactokinase has protein sequence MTNIRAFSSKPAVFENNDYEIIVESPGRINLIGEHTDYNEGYVLPTAIDKKIVLKFQKNHTENFCRIYSDTFKKGFEFHLDKDFQKTSGWEDYIFGVVQEFLNSGAQIEGFDCIIESRLPVGAGISSSAALECGIASGLNELFQLQLEDLDIVKLSQRAENNFVGSNCGIMDQFSSVMSKEDHIILLDCRSLEAEFIPADFKDCQLLLLNTNVSHNLADSDYNSRREECEATIHIIQKEKPEIKSVRDLSFELLDKYKAKLTGKMYERCLYVLKENERVLAAANALKSGNLKSFGELMYTSHEGLQHNYEVSCPELDFLVDYSRDKEFIYGSRMMGGGFGGCTINLIKKDKIKNYIEEVSAAYYQKFNVQLDAISVSPGEGTRIFKN, from the coding sequence TTGACCAATATTAGAGCCTTTTCATCAAAACCTGCAGTTTTTGAAAATAACGATTATGAGATCATCGTGGAATCTCCTGGCCGCATCAACCTTATTGGAGAACATACAGATTATAATGAGGGTTATGTGCTACCAACCGCCATCGATAAAAAAATAGTTCTGAAATTTCAGAAAAACCATACAGAGAATTTTTGTCGCATTTATAGTGATACTTTTAAAAAAGGCTTTGAATTTCATTTAGATAAGGATTTCCAGAAAACTTCAGGCTGGGAAGATTATATTTTTGGAGTAGTTCAGGAATTTCTCAATAGCGGTGCTCAAATTGAAGGTTTTGACTGTATTATAGAAAGCAGGCTTCCCGTAGGCGCAGGAATAAGTTCTTCTGCAGCTCTAGAATGCGGTATTGCGAGCGGATTAAATGAACTTTTTCAACTTCAACTGGAAGATCTTGATATAGTAAAGTTATCGCAAAGAGCCGAAAATAATTTTGTAGGTTCCAATTGCGGGATCATGGATCAGTTTTCGTCTGTAATGAGTAAAGAGGATCATATAATTTTGCTTGACTGCAGAAGTCTGGAAGCCGAATTTATTCCTGCAGATTTTAAAGATTGTCAGTTATTACTTCTAAATACCAATGTTTCTCATAACCTGGCTGATAGTGACTATAATTCACGAAGGGAAGAATGTGAAGCGACAATACATATTATTCAAAAAGAAAAGCCTGAAATAAAATCGGTAAGAGATCTAAGCTTTGAATTGCTGGATAAGTATAAAGCGAAGCTCACAGGCAAAATGTATGAAAGATGTTTATATGTTTTAAAGGAAAATGAGCGGGTTCTGGCTGCTGCAAATGCTCTTAAGTCTGGAAACCTTAAAAGCTTTGGAGAACTGATGTATACCTCGCATGAAGGGCTTCAACATAATTATGAAGTAAGCTGTCCTGAATTGGATTTTCTAGTTGATTATTCCAGAGATAAAGAATTTATTTATGGTTCCCGAATGATGGGAGGGGGCTTTGGAGGATGTACCATAAATCTCATAAAGAAAGATAAAATAAAGAATTATATCGAAGAAGTTTCTGCTGCCTATTATCAGAAATTCAATGTCCAATTAGACGCAATAAGTGTATCACCGGGTGAAGGAACCAGGATTTTTAAAAACTGA
- a CDS encoding UDP-glucose--hexose-1-phosphate uridylyltransferase, whose product MSKDINNIPHRRYNILTGEWILVSPHRTKRPWQGKTEENKSVQKETYDPSCYLCPGNTRASGNTNPEYNEPYSFVNDFSSLLTDTPEINFQEGLLRAESEKGICKVVCFSPDHSLTLPLMEVKDIAKVIKIWKKEYEELGAKEDINYVQIFENKGAIMGCSNPHPHGQIWSQSSIPTEVLKKAAKFKEFWDKNERSLLSDYLKQELETGERIIEKNEHFVALIPYWAIWPFEAMIIPKRHLQHIGQLNETEEVAYAEILKKLTIKYDNLFETSFPYSSGIHQAPTDGNKYPEWHFHMSFYPPLLRSATVKKFMVGYEMFAGPQRDITAEQAAQRLNELSSTHYLK is encoded by the coding sequence ATGAGTAAAGACATAAATAATATTCCGCATAGACGCTATAATATTCTTACTGGAGAATGGATCCTGGTTTCCCCGCATAGGACAAAACGTCCCTGGCAGGGAAAAACGGAAGAAAACAAGTCTGTTCAAAAAGAAACTTACGACCCTTCCTGTTACTTATGTCCTGGAAATACCCGTGCCAGTGGAAATACCAATCCAGAATATAATGAGCCATATTCATTCGTGAACGACTTTTCTTCTTTACTCACAGATACTCCTGAGATTAATTTTCAGGAAGGACTTTTAAGAGCTGAAAGCGAAAAAGGGATCTGTAAAGTAGTGTGTTTTTCTCCAGATCACTCCCTAACCCTACCCCTTATGGAGGTGAAAGATATTGCCAAAGTGATTAAAATATGGAAAAAGGAATATGAAGAATTGGGAGCAAAAGAAGACATCAATTATGTTCAGATTTTTGAAAATAAAGGGGCGATCATGGGATGTAGTAATCCACATCCACATGGGCAGATATGGTCTCAGTCCTCTATTCCTACTGAGGTGCTAAAAAAAGCAGCAAAATTCAAGGAATTCTGGGATAAAAACGAACGTAGTCTTTTATCTGATTATCTAAAGCAGGAATTAGAAACAGGAGAAAGAATTATTGAAAAAAACGAGCATTTTGTAGCACTTATCCCCTACTGGGCGATCTGGCCTTTCGAAGCGATGATCATCCCTAAAAGACACCTTCAGCATATTGGTCAATTAAATGAAACCGAAGAAGTTGCCTATGCTGAAATTTTAAAGAAGCTCACAATCAAATATGACAATCTTTTCGAAACTTCATTTCCCTACTCTTCCGGGATCCATCAGGCACCTACAGATGGAAACAAGTATCCTGAATGGCATTTTCATATGAGCTTTTATCCGCCATTACTACGTTCAGCAACTGTAAAAAAATTCATGGTAGGTTATGAAATGTTTGCAGGACCTCAACGTGATATTACTGCAGAACAAGCGGCGCAGCGTTTGAATGAGCTTTCCAGCACTCATTATCTAAAATAA